In Deltaproteobacteria bacterium, one DNA window encodes the following:
- a CDS encoding CRISPR system precrRNA processing endoribonuclease RAMP protein Cas6 — protein sequence MENTAFPESLKKFSFVHYRVTLVPEDVIVMPARNKGNVLRGAFGSSLRRLVCSFDDDRSCEACPLIERCAYPGVFSPVGLIGAKRTLNAPRGYVLKPPLSTATEYTAASPLVFDMLLVGDRREYLPHVLVSLRALAATGIGVNRGRFRLGDVVSLRGDAVETVYDASRGTVVGVGHPTSAADLMEGLDRPGKERVTLVFLTPTRLKYNPTGERGRSAIVRKPEFHHVIRRLRDRVSALSRAYCAGPLDMDFRGLAERATGVRTVGSELRWVETARRSRTQRTRHDQSGFVGSVTFEGGLDEFLPFLLLGERLHVGEDATFGNGWYRVEGLA from the coding sequence ATGGAGAATACCGCCTTCCCGGAGAGCTTGAAGAAGTTTTCTTTCGTACACTACAGGGTGACCCTCGTCCCCGAGGACGTCATAGTCATGCCGGCCCGCAACAAGGGGAACGTCCTGAGGGGGGCCTTCGGCTCGTCGCTCCGAAGGCTCGTCTGCTCGTTCGACGACGACAGGTCCTGCGAGGCCTGTCCGTTGATCGAGCGGTGCGCCTACCCCGGCGTCTTCAGCCCCGTAGGGCTCATCGGGGCCAAGCGCACGCTGAACGCCCCGCGGGGGTACGTGCTCAAGCCTCCCCTCTCGACGGCCACCGAGTACACCGCCGCCTCGCCGCTGGTCTTCGACATGTTGCTCGTCGGAGACCGAAGGGAGTACCTGCCCCATGTCTTGGTCTCGCTGCGCGCCCTCGCCGCCACGGGGATAGGCGTAAACAGAGGGAGGTTCAGGCTCGGAGACGTGGTCTCGCTCCGGGGAGACGCGGTCGAGACGGTCTACGACGCCTCGAGGGGGACCGTCGTGGGCGTCGGGCACCCTACGTCGGCGGCGGACCTCATGGAGGGGCTCGACCGGCCGGGCAAGGAGCGGGTCACCCTCGTCTTCCTCACGCCGACGAGGCTCAAGTACAACCCCACGGGCGAGCGGGGGCGGAGCGCTATAGTGAGGAAGCCCGAGTTCCACCATGTGATACGGAGGCTCAGGGACAGGGTGAGCGCGCTCTCCAGGGCCTACTGCGCAGGGCCGCTCGATATGGACTTCAGGGGCCTGGCCGAGCGGGCGACGGGGGTGAGGACCGTGGGCTCCGAGCTCCGGTGGGTCGAGACCGCTCGCAGGAGCAGGACCCAGCGTACAAGGCACGACCAGAGCGGTTTCGTCGGGAGCGTCACCTTCGAGGGCGGACTCGACGAGTTCCTCCCCTTCCTCCTGCTCGGCGAGCGTCTTCACGTGGGCGAGGACGCCACCTTCGGCAACGGCTGGTACAGGGTGGAGGGCCTCGCGTAG
- the cas8a1 gene encoding type I-B CRISPR-associated protein Cas8b1/Cst1 → MDMGVAALTAFAERSSPEETTIEDLERFAGYAEDAYLSPALSGYLSVLFTKNFYPINPSLKSQPEKVRKCLGDLLMSFRLKPDPGLPPCTYCGRPSVKIPLPKITVAFRDLVPMLTGRDVVNFFPGGRAGLPLCGLCILAVQAVVVGAPLISGKALVISSEDPALTLALVKKWLPETRQRVHLSLLANDTPPKLGRPKTRLVEALVSLQTGHIREKELGLVAYHLSNSGQGPSVDIHELPSSVVKFVMAAKAARYRQAWNDIVRRAWEVPRTTGKAAGEDGGLARRNYLYEDLFELPEQAAAFVRTYLLQRPPDKARRNDPRASYGGWRDARYVKWDLTGLFLKEVVGMDKDRLEAIKRLGDRIAEEIISTNDKGLWRDVYYNCWKPDKMRATLIKHSSKCIKAGKEPLVRLEPYLEIFEEGEEVVRADWRFAWDLVLIRVIERLYDGRWFDGNEEALEPPEDISPAEEA, encoded by the coding sequence GTGGACATGGGGGTGGCCGCCCTGACGGCCTTTGCCGAGCGCTCTTCTCCGGAAGAGACGACCATCGAAGACCTGGAAAGGTTCGCCGGGTACGCCGAAGATGCGTATCTCTCTCCGGCGCTCAGCGGTTATCTGTCCGTACTCTTCACCAAGAATTTTTATCCTATAAATCCAAGCCTGAAGAGTCAGCCGGAGAAGGTCAGGAAGTGCCTGGGGGACCTGTTGATGAGTTTCCGCTTAAAGCCCGACCCAGGCCTTCCTCCATGTACATACTGCGGCCGTCCCTCGGTGAAGATACCCCTGCCGAAGATTACGGTCGCCTTCAGGGACCTTGTCCCCATGCTTACGGGGCGGGATGTGGTAAACTTCTTCCCCGGCGGAAGGGCGGGGCTGCCTCTCTGCGGTCTTTGCATACTGGCCGTCCAGGCCGTCGTCGTCGGAGCCCCCTTGATCAGCGGCAAGGCCCTCGTGATAAGCTCCGAGGACCCGGCGCTGACGCTCGCCCTCGTAAAGAAGTGGCTGCCGGAGACGAGGCAAAGGGTTCATCTTTCCTTGCTCGCCAACGATACGCCGCCCAAGCTCGGCAGGCCGAAGACCAGGTTGGTTGAGGCCCTCGTATCGCTGCAGACCGGCCACATCAGGGAGAAGGAGCTTGGGCTGGTGGCGTATCACCTATCCAACAGCGGACAGGGGCCGAGCGTGGATATCCATGAACTCCCATCGAGCGTGGTGAAGTTCGTAATGGCCGCGAAGGCGGCGAGGTACCGCCAGGCCTGGAACGATATCGTCCGTCGCGCCTGGGAGGTCCCAAGGACGACGGGAAAGGCGGCCGGGGAGGACGGCGGCCTGGCGCGGCGCAACTATCTCTATGAAGACCTCTTTGAGCTTCCGGAGCAGGCCGCCGCCTTCGTAAGGACTTATCTTCTCCAGCGGCCGCCCGATAAGGCCCGGCGTAACGACCCGAGGGCGTCGTATGGGGGATGGCGCGACGCGAGATACGTAAAGTGGGACCTGACCGGCTTGTTCTTGAAGGAGGTGGTGGGGATGGATAAAGACCGTTTAGAGGCGATAAAGAGACTCGGCGACAGAATCGCGGAAGAGATAATATCCACCAATGATAAAGGGCTGTGGCGAGACGTCTATTATAACTGCTGGAAACCCGACAAGATGAGGGCTACCCTCATCAAACACAGCAGTAAATGTATCAAGGCAGGGAAGGAGCCACTCGTCAGGCTCGAGCCCTACCTGGAGATATTCGAGGAGGGGGAGGAGGTGGTGAGGGCGGACTGGAGGTTCGCCTGGGACCTCGTACTGATCCGTGTCATAGAGCGCCTCTACGATGGAAGATGGTTCGACGGGAACGAGGAGGCGCTCGAACCCCCGGAAGATATTTCACCGGCAGAGGAGGCATGA
- a CDS encoding BlaI/MecI/CopY family transcriptional regulator produces MKRSGYGKVRGLRPLGELEFEIMKVLWERGEATGREVWTAVKASRKAALTTVLTVIERLSNKGLVEKVRTGGPFVYRPLLTGEEFTRKASAGMLRDYMEVSSASLIASFLDALSETDPEGMERLAELIRKKKKERDRDV; encoded by the coding sequence ATGAAAAGGAGCGGATACGGGAAGGTCCGGGGACTGCGTCCCCTCGGTGAGCTCGAGTTCGAGATAATGAAGGTCCTGTGGGAGAGGGGCGAGGCCACGGGCAGGGAGGTCTGGACGGCGGTGAAGGCCTCGAGGAAGGCGGCGCTCACCACGGTGCTTACGGTGATCGAGAGGCTCTCGAACAAGGGCCTTGTCGAGAAGGTCAGGACCGGGGGACCCTTCGTCTACAGGCCGCTCCTGACGGGAGAGGAGTTTACGCGCAAGGCGTCGGCCGGGATGCTCAGGGACTACATGGAGGTCTCGAGCGCCTCTCTTATCGCATCTTTTCTGGACGCCCTCTCCGAGACCGACCCCGAGGGCATGGAGCGTCTCGCCGAGCTCATAAGAAAGAAGAAGAAAGAACGCGACCGCGATGTCTGA